AGATGACAAACGAGAACCACACAGATGACCAagccgatgatgccactgctggaaggaacCAGTAACGGAGGCGACTGAAGCGGAGGAACTGGCgatggtggtggcagcggaaggaacatgaagccagtccaactcccaaagaccctgagaatcacggcggcgagggccagccccaaccagAGTGTGTGTGCGACGGTCCTGGACAGAACAAGAATCAACGTCAAGGATgacgcgacaaccagaatcagtaagttgaccAGCAGAAAACAAATTCATgataagtcgaggaacatgagcaacatcaggaacagaataaggagtggaaagattgcCTCTACTAGCAACAGAAAGTGGAGTACCATCAGCAGTGAAGACATGAACAGGAGAATCCAGCAATCGAAGAGAGGACAAAGCGgaagaatgagaagacatatgaaaagaagctccagagtccagaacccatggggatgtacctgactgtgtagagggcGGTTGCTCAGTGCGGGAAGCATCAGTCACAGAACCAGCAGTACCCGTCGAGGAAGAACCTGAAGCCGTGAGCAGACGCTTAAGTCTCAGAATATCCTGCTCGGTCAAAGCAATGGCGGAAGCTGTCGAGGTAGATGACGAAGTCCCTGAAGATGATGATCGCGCCTTGCGCaggtgtttcctcttcgtgtagcaCTGGGACTCAATATGACCATCATTGTTGCAGTAGCCGCAATGTGGACGGCGACCTGAGCCTCCAGAAGGAGTGGGCAAAAGTGGCGGAGCACTCGAGCGAGAAGGGGTCGGTGCAGCAGGTGGCATGGAAGAAGCCTGAGTAGCGAGCACAGAAGGAACCTCCAGCAAACCAGCACCACGTAAGCGAGTCTCCTCGGCACGAATCTCAGAAAGCGCCTCCATGAGAGAAATACGgccacgagcaaacaactgagcacgcCGGGGCTCAAACTCCTTACGGAGCCGAGACAGGAACTCGTAGACGCGATGAAACTCCAAATCAGCCTGGACAGCCTGGCAACAGGGGCAAGTACGACAACCAGCACTGCGGAGAGAATCAAGCTGGCGCCagatagcagaactctgtgcataaaagtcatcaacagtagagtcaccctgctgaagagcatgctcctgacgaaCCACAGAAAGGTATAAGGTATCACCAGAGGGCTCATAGCGCTGACGAAGATAGGTCCACATCTGGAAGACAGTAGGAAGACCCAGAAACTCAGAAGCAAACTGAGGCAGAACACTAGCAGTGAGAACAGCtgcagcacgagcatcatcatcaagCCACTGGGTGTAAACAGACAAAGCACCATGATACGTCTGAAGAGCCTCCTCATAGGCCAAAACCCTCTCATCATAGGCACGATCAGCAACCTCATCAGCAATCTTagccgcatccttggcggcctgattAGCATCCGGAGGAAGAACCAGGGGAGTCGGCGGAGTAGGGGCCACCGGAGGAACCGAACGGGGCGGACAGcagacctcgccagaaagaacGCCCCAGAGACGGATGCCACGCATGTGAATGCGCATGAAGCCAGTGAACTCGGTGTAGTTAGTACCATCGAAGATCACCGGACAGCGAGGGACAGCAACATAGCCCGACGCAGCagacttttttttttttttgaagagaCCCGACNNNNNNNNNNNNNNNNNNNNNNNNNNNNNNNNNNNNNNNNNNNNNNNNNNNNNNNNNNNNNNNNNNNNNNNNNNNNNNNNNNNNNNNNNNNNNNNNNNNNNNNNNNNNNNNNNNNNNNNNNNNNNNNNNNNNNNNNNNNNNNNNNNNNNNNNNNNNNNNNNNNNNNNNNNNNNNNNNNNNNNNNNNNNNNNNNNNNNNNNNNNNNNNNNNNNNNNNNNNNNNNNNNNNNNNNNNNNNNNNNNNNNNNNNNNNNNNNNNNNNNNNNNNNNNNNNNNNNNNNNNNNNNGGGCCTGCAGGAGTCGCCGGCGAGAGATGCACCAGTCACTGGAGATTCACCACGTGAAGCCAAAGCAGTGCGCTAGCACAACGTCAAGGCATCAGCACATACACGGCCAAACAGGAGCTAGCTTGCACGGGTGGCGACTGGATCCCACGAGCGGACGTACAAGCAGCGGATTGATCTGACAGGCGCCGGCTGCTGGACAAGCCAGACTCCTGCGGGAGGAGAGCGTGTAGATCAGGAGGGCAGCGGCCGGATCCACGGGTGAACGCAGCACGCCGACGGCGCGTGACGAGGAGACCTTCGGGCGAGGATGCTTCGGCCGGATCGGAACAGGGCAGCCGGGATGTAGCACGAGTTGCGGCGTGCGAAAAAGAAACCCTagagctctaataccatgttaggaaagcAACTTGTATTAtcatgaggccataggccgatatatatatacatgtacaggtgtggaacatatgcaggaaaccccttatacaacgggataaatacaaaggggtacatgacttatattataactctaacaagattaacatgttccaacaaggcttGGTCCAAAGTTGCACCCAGATACTTGGGTGCTGTTGCCTCTTGCAGCTGCTTGATGAGTAATGGCATTAATGTAAAACCAAGTTGCTTCTAATTTGTATTGCTCATGTATAGCTAAATCAAATAATTTGAAGATTATGCCCATTACTCTATTCTGACATGTATGTTAATTATGGCAGTCTGAAATAGCAAAGCACAGTGATGTGGTGGTGATGTCTAGCGATGGGCCTCTCGGTACTTACGTCAACAATCATGGGTACGTGCATGCAACGATTACTGTGAACAATGCAACGGGGCTTGCTCTAGAGGGGGAACCCACAGAAGAACACAGCTGGTTTCCAGGGTATGGGCCTTCTTCACGACTCTTGTTTATCTTCCAGTCGCCTCCGTGTTTATTGTACGATCTTTGAATGTGAGATCAAACCATAAGCACATTTGTCTTGCTATATATATGTGCAGATACGCTTGGACTATCGCGTCGTGCGTGCCCTGCGGTTCCAACATAGGCTGGCGGTTCAGTACCACCAAGAGGCATCTGCACCCGAAATCCTTCTGGGGGATCCGCAGCTCCCAGATCGCGGATGTTGTAGATGTAGAACAACAGCAGGAGGAAGAATGATATGCCGCCCTCCGTGTACAGCCAACCCTGCCTTGACTTGTGTCGTCTTCTTCCGTTTCCGCAGACATAGAACCTCTCTTGTTTTTCTAGCCTAGCCCCATATATACCCGCCTTTCGCCCTCAGAGTGGTAGCCAGTGAAGTTCCTGGGAGACTAGCGAACCTATCTTCTTGACTGTGTTGTGTGCGCGCGTAGTCCGTTTCAGAAATTTTCTGAGATGCACCTAGGCTGGATAATAAGTTTTCCGGATGCTAAACAAAGCATGTCTGTGGAAGTCTGCCTGTACTTAAATAAGTGCGTTATGTTGGAAAAAGAAGTCTAGCTCCATTTGAGATGATGATGCTTGGAAATGTCAAATGTGGCTGCTGTGCAGATCTGGGCAAGTGCGTGCG
The sequence above is a segment of the Triticum dicoccoides isolate Atlit2015 ecotype Zavitan chromosome 1A, WEW_v2.0, whole genome shotgun sequence genome. Coding sequences within it:
- the LOC119287464 gene encoding uncharacterized protein LOC119287464, with protein sequence MLIRPPRMRLRLLMRLLIVPMMRGFWPMRRLFRRIMVLCLFTPSGLMMMLVLQLFSLLVFCLSLLLSFWVFLLSSRCGPIFVSAMSPLSSAIWRQLDSLRSAGCRTCPCCQAVQADLEFHRVYEFLSRLRKEFEPRRAQLFARGRISLMEALSEIRAEETRLRGAGLLEVPSVLATQASSMPPAAPTPSRSSAPPLLPTPSGGSGRRPHCGYCNNDGHIESQCYTKRKHLRKARSSSSGTSSSTSTASAIALTEQDILRLKRLLTASGSSSTGTAGSVTDASRTEQPPSTQSGPSHTHSGWGWPSPP